In a genomic window of Sutcliffiella sp. FSL R7-0096:
- a CDS encoding DNA translocase FtsK, with protein sequence MSKRKKRQRKTKNRDEWKRTVTFEVMGLLLLAITCIAIAKLGMVGHTFVLLFRFFSGEWYMLMLLGLLILSGYIIWKRELPTFFSRQLVGVYVIMMSVLLLSHVTLFRMLSRGGSFADPSVIGNTWELFWLEVNGETSTTDLGGGMMGAILFALFHLLFDARGAQWIAMIFIVIGIILVTGKSLNDTVIKVAVGLFTFAKNQWLAFMDDMKGWKEDSNKRKKEKQAEDKKQKEEKKATAAEEVMVMENESVEEIISPPIISSFNDREEVMFQEEKQSSTSNAQDGENQEDSGELIAGPMAFTEVENKEYVLPSLELLNKPITNHQTTEHENIYQNARKLEKTFASFGVKAKVTKVHLGPAVTKYEVYPDVGVKVSKIVNLSDDLALALAAKDIRIEAPIPGKSAIGIEVPNNEVAMVSLREVLDTKQAEKPDAKLLIGLGRDISGDSVVAELNKMPHLLVAGATGSGKSVCINGIITSILVRAKPHEVKMMMIDPKMVELNMYNGVPHLLAPVVTDPKKASQALKKVVNEMERRYELFSHTGTRNIEGYNDYIKRHNQDEEAKQPSLPYIVVIVDELADLMMVASSDVEDCITRLAQMARAAGIHLIIATQRPSVDVITGVIKANIPSRIAFSVSSQTDSRTILDMGGAEKLLGRGDMLFLPVGASKPIRVQGAFLSDEEVERIVDFVIDQQKAQYQEEMIPQDINEDVEEVDDDLYDDAVQLVLEMQTASVSMLQRRFRIGYTRAARLIDAMEIRGVVGPYEGSKPRTVLVSGNQNEDVGS encoded by the coding sequence ATGTCAAAGCGAAAAAAGAGACAAAGAAAAACCAAAAATCGGGATGAATGGAAACGGACGGTCACCTTTGAAGTGATGGGGTTACTGTTGCTTGCCATTACATGTATAGCAATTGCCAAGCTTGGTATGGTCGGGCATACCTTTGTATTATTGTTTCGCTTTTTTAGTGGAGAATGGTACATGCTAATGCTCCTCGGGCTTTTGATCCTGTCTGGATATATCATCTGGAAAAGAGAGCTACCCACTTTTTTCTCAAGGCAATTGGTCGGTGTATATGTCATCATGATGTCTGTGTTGCTACTTAGTCATGTTACGCTATTTAGAATGCTTTCTCGTGGGGGCTCCTTTGCAGATCCCTCAGTAATCGGCAATACTTGGGAGCTTTTCTGGTTAGAAGTAAACGGAGAAACGAGTACGACAGACCTTGGTGGCGGAATGATGGGGGCTATATTATTCGCTCTGTTTCATCTTCTCTTTGATGCAAGGGGTGCCCAGTGGATAGCCATGATCTTCATTGTAATCGGCATCATTTTGGTGACGGGGAAATCCTTGAATGACACTGTCATAAAAGTTGCTGTGGGGCTGTTTACTTTTGCAAAAAATCAGTGGTTGGCTTTCATGGACGACATGAAAGGCTGGAAAGAAGACAGCAATAAACGCAAAAAAGAAAAGCAAGCGGAAGATAAAAAGCAAAAAGAAGAGAAAAAGGCAACAGCAGCAGAAGAAGTCATGGTCATGGAAAATGAATCTGTGGAAGAGATCATTTCTCCACCTATCATTTCCTCTTTTAATGATAGAGAAGAGGTTATGTTTCAGGAAGAAAAGCAATCATCAACGTCCAATGCACAGGACGGAGAAAATCAGGAAGATTCAGGCGAGCTAATTGCAGGCCCTATGGCATTTACAGAAGTGGAAAACAAGGAATATGTCCTTCCTTCCCTTGAGCTGTTAAACAAGCCCATCACGAATCACCAGACAACAGAGCACGAAAATATATACCAGAACGCAAGAAAACTAGAGAAAACTTTTGCAAGTTTCGGAGTGAAAGCAAAAGTGACAAAAGTACACCTTGGTCCTGCAGTGACGAAATATGAGGTGTATCCTGATGTTGGAGTGAAGGTCAGTAAAATAGTGAATCTAAGTGATGATTTAGCACTTGCACTTGCAGCAAAAGATATACGTATCGAGGCGCCGATACCCGGTAAATCTGCCATCGGGATCGAAGTGCCAAATAATGAAGTTGCAATGGTATCACTACGTGAAGTATTGGATACAAAACAAGCCGAAAAGCCGGATGCAAAGTTGCTTATCGGATTGGGACGTGATATATCAGGGGATTCCGTTGTTGCGGAGCTCAATAAAATGCCACATCTACTTGTTGCCGGAGCGACAGGTAGTGGAAAGAGTGTGTGTATTAATGGTATCATCACAAGTATTTTGGTCCGTGCAAAGCCACATGAAGTAAAAATGATGATGATTGACCCAAAAATGGTGGAATTAAACATGTACAACGGGGTTCCCCACCTTCTAGCACCTGTTGTGACCGATCCAAAAAAGGCTTCACAGGCTTTGAAAAAAGTCGTTAATGAAATGGAGCGGCGCTATGAGTTGTTCTCTCATACTGGCACAAGAAATATTGAAGGCTATAATGACTACATAAAAAGACATAACCAGGATGAAGAAGCAAAACAGCCATCCCTACCATACATTGTCGTTATTGTCGATGAGTTAGCCGACCTGATGATGGTGGCATCATCAGATGTGGAGGATTGCATTACAAGACTCGCACAAATGGCTCGTGCTGCAGGCATACACCTAATTATTGCAACGCAACGACCATCAGTTGATGTCATTACAGGAGTAATTAAAGCGAATATCCCATCAAGAATTGCTTTCAGCGTATCATCTCAAACGGATTCCAGAACTATTTTGGACATGGGGGGAGCGGAGAAGCTACTTGGCAGAGGGGATATGCTGTTCCTGCCTGTAGGTGCCTCCAAGCCAATAAGAGTTCAAGGTGCTTTCCTTTCCGATGAAGAGGTAGAGCGGATTGTGGATTTTGTCATCGATCAGCAAAAAGCACAATATCAGGAGGAAATGATTCCTCAAGATATTAACGAAGACGTGGAAGAAGTGGACGATGATCTTTATGATGATGCCGTTCAGCTCGTATTAGAAATGCAGACAGCTTCCGTATCAATGCTACAGCGCCGTTTCAGAATCGGGTACACAAGGGCTGCCAGGCTCATTGATGCAATGGAAATCAGGGGAGTCGTCGGTCCATATGAAGGAAGTAAGCCACGAACAGTGTTGGTATCGGGGAATCAAAATGAAGATGTAGGATCTTAA
- a CDS encoding GntR family transcriptional regulator, which yields MTIRSDSRHLYLLVVDKLKQDIENKVYKEKEKLPSEFELSRRLGVSRATLREALRVLEEENIVVRRHGVGTFVNSKPVFSSGIEQLNSVTEMISQAGMRPGTVFLTSTIETPSEEELTKFNNPAIKEVLHFERVRTANDLPVVYCIDKIPTTIVEDYQSYKNESLLKLLEKEAGRYISYAVTHIEPLGYHDKISPILECEPETALLVLKQMHYDQNDEPILYSLNYFRADKFSFHVLRKRP from the coding sequence ATGACGATTCGGTCAGACAGCAGGCATTTATATTTACTGGTTGTAGACAAATTGAAGCAAGATATTGAGAACAAGGTGTATAAAGAAAAAGAGAAATTACCTTCCGAATTCGAATTGTCTCGACGCTTAGGGGTAAGTAGAGCTACATTAAGAGAAGCTTTACGTGTACTCGAAGAAGAAAATATCGTAGTAAGAAGGCATGGGGTAGGTACATTTGTTAATTCCAAACCGGTCTTCTCCTCTGGAATTGAACAATTGAATTCTGTGACAGAAATGATTTCACAAGCGGGTATGAGACCCGGAACAGTTTTCTTGACATCTACCATTGAAACGCCATCCGAAGAAGAACTAACAAAGTTCAATAACCCTGCAATCAAGGAGGTCCTTCATTTCGAGAGGGTACGAACTGCCAACGACCTTCCGGTGGTATATTGTATCGATAAGATTCCGACGACCATTGTCGAGGACTATCAATCTTATAAGAATGAATCCTTATTGAAACTCCTCGAGAAGGAAGCGGGCAGATATATTTCCTATGCGGTCACACATATCGAACCACTTGGATATCATGATAAAATTTCACCAATTCTAGAATGTGAACCTGAAACAGCACTGCTTGTATTGAAACAAATGCATTATGATCAGAATGACGAACCTATTTTGTATTCGCTAAATTATTTCAGGGCTGATAAATTCAGTTTCCATGTATTGAGAAAGCGCCCATAA
- a CDS encoding pitrilysin family protein, with product MKLVDERTYSLNGLTVHTIPTEKFKTNTLVLKVKAPLSEEDVTVRALLPYVLQNGTKSHPQPSQFRAYLDELYGASLAVDLSKKGEDHIITFRLEIANEKFLRDSTPLLEKGIELLSEVLLHPVMEENAFKASTVDKEKRALKQRIQSVYDDKMRYASQRLVEEMCSEEPYRLPANGEKDKVDSITSQSLFDYYQNMLKTNDIHLYLVGDIKEEEVDGYVKKYFQIPDQVNKVTSSISEPTTIRKDPNEVIEKQDVKQGKLNIGYRTNVTFKDDLYYALQVFNGIFGGFSHSKLFINVREKESLAYYAASRVESHKGLLLVMSGIDFSNFEKAVTIIHQQIEAMKKGEYSESEISQTKAVIKNQILETIDTARGLIEVLYNNEVSEVDKPVDAFLEGVENVTKEQIQEVARLVELDTIYFLTGKEA from the coding sequence GTGAAGCTAGTCGATGAAAGAACGTATAGTTTAAATGGTTTAACGGTACACACTATACCGACTGAAAAATTCAAGACGAATACATTAGTTCTAAAAGTAAAAGCGCCATTGTCAGAAGAGGATGTCACAGTGAGGGCGCTTTTGCCATATGTATTACAAAATGGTACAAAATCACACCCGCAACCCTCTCAATTCAGGGCTTATTTGGACGAATTATATGGAGCAAGCCTTGCTGTCGACCTTAGTAAAAAAGGGGAAGACCACATCATCACGTTCCGTTTGGAAATAGCCAACGAAAAATTTCTGAGAGATTCCACCCCACTGCTTGAAAAAGGGATTGAGTTGCTCAGTGAAGTGCTCCTGCATCCTGTCATGGAAGAGAATGCCTTTAAGGCCTCCACGGTAGATAAAGAAAAGCGTGCATTGAAACAGCGAATACAATCCGTTTATGATGATAAAATGCGTTATGCCAGTCAGCGCCTAGTAGAAGAGATGTGTTCTGAAGAGCCTTATCGTCTACCCGCTAACGGGGAAAAGGATAAAGTGGACAGTATTACGTCACAATCTTTGTTCGACTATTATCAGAACATGCTTAAGACGAATGATATCCACCTTTATCTTGTAGGGGATATTAAGGAAGAAGAAGTAGATGGTTATGTGAAAAAGTATTTTCAAATTCCCGATCAGGTAAACAAGGTAACATCAAGCATTTCTGAACCAACTACGATTCGTAAAGATCCGAACGAAGTAATAGAGAAGCAGGATGTGAAACAAGGGAAATTAAATATAGGGTACAGGACAAACGTGACATTCAAGGATGATCTCTATTATGCCTTACAAGTTTTTAATGGTATTTTCGGTGGTTTCTCTCATTCCAAATTGTTTATCAATGTGAGGGAAAAGGAAAGCTTGGCCTATTATGCAGCTTCAAGAGTTGAGAGTCATAAAGGACTGCTTCTGGTCATGTCGGGCATTGATTTCTCCAATTTTGAAAAAGCAGTCACCATCATCCATCAACAGATTGAGGCGATGAAGAAAGGTGAATATAGCGAGTCGGAAATCTCCCAGACGAAGGCAGTCATAAAAAACCAAATTCTTGAAACAATTGATACAGCCCGTGGATTAATCGAAGTGCTCTACAATAACGAAGTTTCAGAAGTAGATAAACCTGTCGATGCATTTTTGGAAGGTGTGGAAAATGTTACAAAGGAGCAGATCCAGGAAGTGGCAAGACTGGTGGAGCTTGATACTATCTATTTCTTGACTGGGAAGGAGGCGTAA
- a CDS encoding pitrilysin family protein, protein MEKIEFNQLAETLYHETLDNGLEVYLLPKDGFHKTYATFTTKYGSIDNKFVPIGEDDFITVPDGIAHFLEHKLFEKEHGDVFQDFSKQGASANAFTSFTRTAYLFSSTSNVEKNLETLMDFVQAPYFTEKTVEKEKGIIGQEITMYEDNADWRAYFGLIESMFHHHPVKIDIAGTIDSISKVTKDLLYTCYETFYHPSNMLLFIVGPMNTEEMMGFIKDNQTKKTFKEQEEIKRQFDDEPATVSEKKKVLKMNVHTSKCMIGIKESNPTKQGEDLLKHELTVNILLDLLFGKSSDHYQKLYDDGLIDETFAYDYTGENGFGFAMLGGDTSEPDKLAERVQHILLEFDPTSIKEEELERIKKKKIGSFLRALNSPEFIANQFTRYAFNDMDLFEVTPQLEKITLEDLNRVATEFIKEEAFTICQVVPK, encoded by the coding sequence ATGGAAAAGATTGAATTTAACCAACTAGCGGAAACTCTGTACCATGAGACCTTGGATAATGGGTTAGAAGTATACCTTTTGCCTAAAGATGGCTTTCATAAGACCTATGCCACGTTTACAACGAAGTATGGTTCCATTGATAATAAATTCGTACCGATTGGTGAAGACGATTTTATAACGGTTCCCGATGGTATCGCTCATTTTTTGGAACATAAACTATTTGAAAAAGAGCATGGGGATGTATTCCAGGATTTCAGCAAGCAAGGGGCATCTGCCAATGCTTTCACTTCCTTTACAAGGACTGCCTATCTTTTCTCCAGTACATCCAATGTGGAAAAGAACCTTGAAACATTGATGGACTTTGTGCAAGCTCCCTATTTTACAGAAAAAACGGTAGAAAAGGAAAAAGGCATCATTGGTCAAGAGATCACCATGTATGAGGATAATGCTGATTGGCGTGCCTATTTCGGATTGATTGAAAGCATGTTCCATCATCACCCTGTGAAAATAGACATTGCCGGGACCATCGATTCGATATCCAAAGTAACGAAAGACCTTTTATATACTTGCTATGAGACGTTCTACCATCCAAGCAATATGCTGTTATTCATAGTTGGGCCGATGAATACGGAAGAAATGATGGGGTTCATCAAGGATAACCAAACCAAAAAGACATTCAAGGAGCAGGAAGAAATAAAGCGTCAATTTGATGACGAGCCTGCTACTGTCAGTGAGAAAAAGAAAGTGCTCAAAATGAACGTTCATACTTCTAAATGCATGATAGGAATTAAAGAATCCAACCCGACGAAACAGGGGGAGGACCTTTTAAAGCATGAACTTACGGTGAATATCCTCTTGGATCTGCTCTTTGGCAAAAGCTCTGATCATTATCAGAAATTGTATGATGATGGTTTAATCGATGAGACTTTTGCTTATGATTACACCGGTGAAAATGGTTTTGGATTTGCCATGCTTGGAGGAGATACCTCCGAGCCGGATAAGTTGGCTGAAAGAGTACAACATATCCTGCTTGAGTTTGACCCAACCTCCATTAAAGAGGAGGAGTTAGAACGGATTAAGAAAAAGAAAATCGGTTCTTTCTTACGGGCTCTTAACTCTCCTGAGTTCATTGCAAACCAGTTTACGCGTTATGCATTTAATGACATGGACCTTTTTGAAGTAACCCCTCAGCTTGAGAAAATAACACTCGAGGACCTTAATAGGGTAGCCACTGAATTTATTAAAGAAGAGGCTTTTACAATCTGTCAGGTTGTGCCAAAATAA
- a CDS encoding SDR family oxidoreductase — MSGTALIIGASGDIGKEIAKTLLAEGYTTYLHYNRDKKTILELVEEYGADKITPIQSDLTEDMGVQLIKESVFSTIDTIVYNAGFTYYGLMTDIDEKTKRKMVSLNITSLYSTVQAFLPEMLSNRNGKIVVISSIWGEVGASCEVLYSMTKGAQISFVKALAKEVALNGVRVNAIAPGAVSTKMLESFSEEEKKEISAEIPMGRLALPREVADSVSFLLSEKSSYITGQVLGVNGGWN; from the coding sequence ATGAGTGGAACAGCATTAATTATAGGGGCGAGTGGGGATATCGGGAAGGAAATAGCCAAAACACTTTTAGCGGAAGGGTATACTACCTATCTCCACTATAACCGGGATAAAAAGACAATCCTCGAATTGGTGGAGGAGTATGGCGCAGATAAAATAACGCCTATTCAATCCGATTTAACAGAAGATATGGGTGTCCAGTTAATAAAAGAGAGTGTATTTTCTACTATTGATACCATTGTTTATAATGCAGGATTTACCTATTATGGACTTATGACAGATATTGATGAAAAAACAAAGAGAAAGATGGTGTCGCTTAACATAACATCATTATATTCAACCGTTCAGGCTTTTTTGCCGGAGATGCTTAGTAATCGAAATGGAAAAATTGTCGTCATCTCTTCCATTTGGGGGGAAGTAGGAGCTTCATGTGAAGTGCTCTACTCGATGACGAAAGGTGCCCAAATTTCATTTGTGAAAGCACTGGCAAAAGAAGTGGCTCTAAATGGCGTAAGGGTGAATGCCATCGCACCCGGAGCAGTATCAACAAAAATGCTTGAATCCTTTTCAGAGGAAGAAAAGAAGGAAATAAGTGCTGAAATCCCCATGGGCAGGTTGGCTCTACCGCGTGAAGTTGCAGATTCTGTCAGCTTTCTCTTGTCTGAAAAGTCTTCCTACATAACCGGTCAGGTGTTAGGGGTTAATGGCGGTTGGAATTAG
- a CDS encoding DUF3243 domain-containing protein — protein sequence MSVLENWEQWKGFLGDRLNHAEHEGMDNGAISQLAYEIGDYLAKEVEAKNPQERVLADLWKVASPEEQHAIANMMVKLVQNDSTH from the coding sequence ATGTCAGTACTTGAAAACTGGGAACAATGGAAAGGCTTCTTAGGAGATCGATTGAACCATGCAGAGCATGAAGGAATGGACAATGGTGCCATTTCTCAACTTGCGTATGAAATTGGTGACTATCTTGCAAAAGAAGTGGAAGCAAAAAATCCACAGGAAAGAGTGTTAGCGGATCTTTGGAAAGTGGCTAGTCCTGAAGAGCAACATGCGATTGCCAATATGATGGTTAAATTGGTTCAAAACGATTCAACGCATTAA
- a CDS encoding DUF3388 domain-containing protein, producing MEKKEWYLEYEIHINRPGLLGDIASLLGMLSVNIVTINGVDDARRGMLLLSDSNEQIVRLESILNTMDNITVTKLREPKLRDRLAVRHGRYIQRDADDKKTFRFVRDELGLLVDFLAELFKQDGHKLIGIRGMPRVGKTESIVASSVCANKRWLFVSSTLLKQTIRSQLIEDEYNVDNLFIIDGIVSTKRANEKHWQLIREIMRISAVKVVEHPDIFVQNTEYKLDDFDYIIELRNNEDEEITYDVVQPNNMFEENPFGGFDF from the coding sequence ATGGAGAAAAAAGAGTGGTATTTAGAATATGAGATACATATCAACAGGCCGGGGTTATTAGGTGACATTGCATCCCTTTTAGGTATGTTATCCGTTAACATTGTCACAATCAATGGAGTGGATGATGCAAGGAGGGGAATGTTACTTTTAAGCGATTCAAATGAGCAAATAGTCCGTCTTGAATCTATATTGAATACAATGGATAATATAACTGTTACTAAGCTAAGAGAGCCAAAATTAAGAGATCGTTTGGCGGTAAGACATGGAAGGTACATTCAGCGAGATGCGGATGATAAGAAAACCTTCCGATTCGTCCGGGATGAACTGGGGCTACTGGTAGATTTTCTGGCAGAGCTTTTCAAACAAGATGGACATAAACTAATCGGAATCAGAGGGATGCCACGCGTGGGTAAGACAGAGTCCATTGTTGCTTCGAGCGTCTGTGCCAATAAAAGATGGCTCTTTGTTTCCAGTACTTTGCTTAAACAAACCATCCGGAGTCAATTAATCGAAGATGAGTACAATGTGGACAACTTATTCATTATTGATGGAATAGTATCAACTAAAAGGGCGAACGAAAAGCATTGGCAGCTTATCCGCGAAATAATGCGTATTTCTGCTGTAAAAGTGGTTGAACATCCTGATATTTTCGTGCAAAATACAGAATATAAGCTTGATGATTTCGACTATATCATTGAACTCAGAAATAATGAAGATGAGGAAATCACTTACGATGTGGTTCAACCAAATAATATGTTTGAAGAGAATCCTTTTGGGGGCTTTGATTTCTAA
- a CDS encoding RodZ domain-containing protein: protein MTELGNRLKQAREEKGMSLEDLQTATKIQKRYLIGIEEGNYAIMPGQFYARAFIKQYSEAVGLDPELIFEEYKQDIPANEKDEIPPLSRVKTRKQVPTKNNKVLNFIPKVFMFLAFVAVVAILYILFQNWGVGNSTDTQEDNNRGVVYDPATTDNGGEGEDTNEENVNEEEPAEEPEEEQVESSTGTLTEVSSNRPTATLELKDTDTFEVELSAKGGNTWVGISNSEGESFHSKELVDGETETFNLSEENEVIFNVGWVPATEIKINGKAFEFPFPVDEVTTQKVTIKFVSNGQQ, encoded by the coding sequence TTGACAGAATTAGGTAATAGGTTAAAGCAAGCAAGAGAAGAGAAAGGCATGTCACTGGAGGATTTGCAAACAGCGACGAAAATACAGAAAAGATACTTGATTGGTATTGAGGAAGGCAATTACGCCATCATGCCAGGTCAATTCTATGCACGTGCTTTTATTAAGCAGTACTCCGAAGCAGTAGGGTTGGACCCCGAGCTTATCTTTGAAGAATACAAACAGGATATCCCTGCAAATGAAAAAGATGAGATTCCTCCATTATCGAGAGTGAAAACTAGAAAGCAAGTTCCGACAAAAAATAACAAGGTACTAAATTTTATACCAAAAGTATTTATGTTCTTGGCTTTTGTGGCTGTGGTAGCCATTCTCTATATCCTTTTTCAGAACTGGGGAGTGGGAAATTCCACTGATACGCAAGAAGACAACAATCGAGGAGTAGTCTATGATCCTGCTACTACCGATAATGGCGGTGAAGGGGAAGACACCAACGAAGAAAATGTGAACGAGGAAGAACCTGCAGAAGAGCCAGAAGAGGAGCAGGTAGAATCTTCAACCGGCACACTGACAGAGGTTTCTTCAAACCGACCTACTGCTACGCTGGAACTGAAGGATACTGATACATTCGAAGTGGAACTTTCAGCAAAAGGCGGAAACACATGGGTAGGAATCAGCAATTCAGAAGGTGAGTCCTTTCATAGCAAAGAATTGGTTGATGGAGAAACGGAGACATTCAATCTTTCTGAAGAAAATGAAGTAATTTTCAATGTTGGCTGGGTCCCTGCCACTGAAATTAAAATTAACGGCAAAGCATTTGAGTTCCCTTTTCCGGTAGATGAAGTGACAACTCAGAAAGTCACTATTAAATTTGTATCAAATGGACAACAATAA
- the pgsA gene encoding CDP-diacylglycerol--glycerol-3-phosphate 3-phosphatidyltransferase, with the protein MVNLPNKITVSRILMIPIFMVLMLVPFNWGDFYLGDHSIPYAHLLAALIFIIASITDWVDGYYARKLNMVTNLGKFLDPLADKLLVSAALIALVELQLAPAWIVIVIISREFAVTGLRLVLAGEGEVVAANMLGKIKTWAQIIAVSALLLHNLPFALIGFPFDMLALWVAMIFTVVSGWDYFYKNRQAFMNSK; encoded by the coding sequence ATTGTGAATTTACCTAACAAAATAACTGTTTCAAGAATCCTAATGATACCTATTTTTATGGTACTCATGCTTGTACCTTTCAATTGGGGAGACTTCTATCTCGGAGATCACTCAATCCCATACGCACATCTTCTGGCAGCACTAATATTTATCATTGCATCCATTACCGATTGGGTTGATGGTTATTATGCTAGAAAATTAAATATGGTGACAAACCTCGGGAAGTTCCTTGATCCTCTTGCAGATAAGTTGCTCGTTTCTGCAGCACTTATTGCGCTTGTTGAGCTTCAATTGGCTCCAGCGTGGATCGTTATAGTCATCATAAGCAGGGAGTTCGCTGTTACCGGATTGCGTTTGGTACTTGCAGGTGAGGGGGAGGTTGTCGCTGCAAATATGCTTGGGAAAATTAAAACATGGGCACAGATCATTGCTGTTTCTGCTTTATTACTACATAACCTGCCATTTGCACTTATCGGTTTCCCATTTGATATGCTTGCACTTTGGGTAGCGATGATCTTCACGGTAGTTTCCGGCTGGGATTATTTCTATAAAAACAGACAGGCTTTTATGAATTCCAAGTAA
- a CDS encoding competence/damage-inducible protein A, which produces MIKNAEIIAVGSELLLGQICNSNAQFLSKQLAELGVDVYYHTVVGDNSSRLMDAIKTAKQRSNLLIFTGGLGPTKDDLTKETIAKVLDKQLVMDDEAMSNIAAYFKKSKRVMSENNKKQALVLEGSAILANDYGMAPGMALSDGSHTYMLLPGPPKELQPMFSVYGREYLLEILGVKEQIVSKVLRFFGIGESQLETDILDLIDKQTNPTIAPLAGDNEVTLRLTAKHHSIEEANRLIDQSEKEILDRVGEFFFGYDEDTIYSVLFNKIQESKYTLSSAESLTGGLFSERMTSFTGASEVIEGAVVSYTNGVKDNVLGVNKQTLEKDGAVSEQAAKEMALGVKKLLQTDIGISFTGVAGPGTMDNQPVGTVFIGIALPNDETIVHEIHLAGTRDGIRHRSAKYGCHYLLKELFK; this is translated from the coding sequence ATGATTAAAAACGCAGAGATTATTGCTGTAGGTTCTGAATTGCTGCTCGGGCAAATTTGTAATTCGAATGCACAATTTCTTTCAAAACAGCTTGCCGAACTTGGGGTGGACGTGTATTACCACACTGTAGTGGGAGATAATTCTTCAAGATTGATGGATGCTATCAAAACAGCCAAACAACGTTCCAATCTCTTGATCTTCACTGGAGGTCTTGGACCAACGAAAGACGACCTAACCAAAGAAACGATTGCAAAAGTGTTAGACAAACAATTGGTAATGGATGATGAAGCAATGTCCAACATAGCAGCTTACTTCAAGAAATCAAAGCGAGTGATGAGCGAAAATAATAAAAAGCAAGCTCTCGTATTGGAGGGCTCTGCCATCTTGGCGAATGATTATGGAATGGCTCCGGGAATGGCGCTTAGTGACGGGTCTCATACTTATATGCTATTACCTGGCCCTCCCAAAGAGCTCCAACCGATGTTCTCCGTTTATGGAAGAGAGTACCTGCTAGAAATTCTAGGTGTAAAAGAACAGATTGTTTCCAAGGTTCTCCGTTTTTTCGGGATTGGCGAGTCCCAGCTTGAAACGGATATTTTAGACCTCATAGACAAGCAGACTAATCCTACTATCGCACCGCTTGCAGGGGACAACGAGGTGACATTAAGACTTACAGCAAAGCATCATTCCATCGAGGAGGCTAACCGTCTTATTGATCAATCCGAAAAGGAGATCTTGGATCGAGTCGGTGAATTCTTCTTTGGATACGATGAAGATACCATCTACTCTGTTCTATTTAATAAAATCCAAGAGTCCAAGTACACACTAAGCAGTGCAGAGAGCCTGACTGGAGGGTTATTCTCTGAAAGGATGACAAGCTTCACTGGTGCCTCTGAAGTAATAGAAGGTGCTGTTGTCAGCTATACCAATGGTGTAAAGGATAATGTGCTCGGCGTTAACAAACAAACACTTGAAAAAGATGGAGCGGTAAGTGAGCAGGCTGCAAAAGAAATGGCACTTGGAGTGAAGAAATTACTGCAAACGGATATCGGTATCAGTTTCACTGGGGTTGCAGGTCCAGGAACAATGGATAATCAACCTGTCGGCACAGTGTTTATCGGAATAGCTCTACCAAATGATGAAACCATCGTTCATGAAATCCATTTAGCAGGGACGAGAGATGGCATAAGACATAGATCAGCAAAATATGGCTGTCACTATCTATTGAAAGAATTGTTCAAGTAG